The Agromyces sp. LHK192 genome includes a window with the following:
- a CDS encoding LysR family transcriptional regulator: MDPTRLRVFRAVVQSGSINGAATRLGYTPSAISQHVSALQRETGLVLVERRGRGIQPTAAGIAVAERATRVLDQLTDLEHLADDLRAGRSGVLRIGAFMSANRVWMPRVVAGVVDDFPDLRIELSLAELRGDRPVELDLDVFIAEAVRGDRDPAVADGSADGYDVEHLRTEDYLAVLPAGHPLVGRERVELNELRDADWIDNDIARGPCREILITACRARGFAPRFRVQASDYPSSFDYVAAGVGVTVVPRLGAHLLPAGVTAVPIADAEVRRRIMLRVARSARTNPAVRRATELLRAAAVLPAAAPHALA, encoded by the coding sequence ATGGACCCCACCCGCCTCCGCGTCTTCCGCGCCGTCGTGCAATCCGGCTCGATCAACGGGGCGGCGACCCGCCTCGGGTACACGCCGTCGGCGATCAGCCAGCACGTGAGCGCCCTCCAACGCGAGACGGGCCTCGTCCTCGTCGAACGTCGGGGCCGGGGCATCCAGCCCACGGCCGCCGGCATCGCCGTCGCCGAACGCGCGACGCGCGTGCTCGACCAGCTCACCGACCTCGAGCACCTCGCCGACGACCTGCGCGCGGGTCGCAGCGGGGTGCTCCGCATCGGGGCCTTCATGTCGGCCAACCGGGTGTGGATGCCCCGCGTCGTCGCCGGCGTCGTCGACGACTTCCCCGACCTGCGCATCGAACTGAGCCTCGCCGAACTGCGCGGCGACCGGCCTGTCGAGCTCGATCTGGACGTGTTCATCGCCGAGGCCGTGCGCGGCGACCGCGATCCCGCCGTCGCCGACGGCTCCGCCGACGGCTACGACGTCGAGCACCTGCGCACCGAGGACTACCTCGCCGTGCTCCCCGCGGGGCATCCGCTCGTCGGCCGCGAGCGGGTCGAGCTGAACGAGCTCCGCGATGCGGACTGGATCGACAACGACATCGCCCGCGGACCGTGCCGCGAGATCCTGATCACGGCCTGCCGCGCTCGCGGCTTCGCCCCGCGCTTCCGGGTCCAGGCATCCGACTATCCGTCGTCGTTCGACTACGTCGCCGCGGGTGTCGGGGTCACCGTCGTGCCACGCCTCGGCGCACACCTGCTGCCGGCGGGCGTCACGGCCGTTCCCATCGCAGATGCCGAGGTCCGCCGGCGGATCATGCTCCGCGTGGCACGCTCCGCACGCACCAACCCCGCAGTACGGCGGGCCACCGAACTGCTCCGCGCCGCCGCGGTGCTACCTGCCGCGGCGCCGCATGCACTAGCGTGA
- a CDS encoding SHOCT domain-containing protein: protein MGFFATLWDWIWFSVMLFAFIAYLWVLISIVIDIFRDHSLNGWLKAVWLICLLIFPFITGLVYVIARGRGMAERSVRQQQEYQEYSKDYIRSVSFASPADEIAKAKDLLDQGVISQGEYDALKNKALGGTY, encoded by the coding sequence ATGGGGTTCTTCGCGACGCTCTGGGACTGGATCTGGTTCTCGGTGATGCTCTTCGCATTCATCGCCTACCTGTGGGTGCTGATCTCGATCGTGATCGACATCTTCCGCGACCACTCGTTGAACGGCTGGCTCAAGGCGGTCTGGCTGATCTGCCTGCTGATCTTCCCGTTCATCACCGGCCTGGTGTACGTCATCGCGCGCGGCCGCGGCATGGCCGAGCGCTCGGTGCGGCAGCAGCAGGAGTACCAGGAGTACTCGAAGGACTACATCCGTTCGGTGTCGTTCGCGAGCCCGGCCGACGAGATCGCGAAGGCCAAGGACCTGCTCGACCAGGGCGTCATCAGCCAGGGCGAGTACGACGCCCTGAAGAACAAGGCGCTCGGCGGCACGTACTGA
- a CDS encoding SIMPL domain-containing protein, with amino-acid sequence MSTLIAVSGRAEERAAPELAAVFIGVGGSGPDRERVMHDTSAAHARLLDEVRDLEVAGALDQWSAEQLRVWSHRPWNAEGKRLPLVHQVRADVKVVFRDLDRVGEWLATTATRDHLTVNGVDWQLTDATLAVVRERAQRSAVQDAVAKARVYADALGAGSPVPVELADHGMLSAAQAPAARMAMPMAAFGAPPSGGAPTTEFAPADLVIEARVDARFTAEPAG; translated from the coding sequence ATGAGCACCCTGATCGCCGTCTCCGGCCGCGCCGAGGAACGTGCCGCCCCCGAACTCGCCGCCGTCTTCATCGGCGTCGGCGGCTCCGGCCCCGATCGCGAGAGGGTCATGCACGACACCTCCGCCGCCCACGCCAGGCTCCTCGACGAGGTCCGCGACCTCGAGGTCGCCGGCGCCCTCGACCAGTGGTCGGCCGAACAACTGCGAGTGTGGTCGCACCGGCCGTGGAACGCCGAGGGCAAGCGGCTGCCCCTCGTGCACCAGGTGCGGGCCGACGTGAAGGTCGTGTTCCGCGACCTCGACCGCGTCGGCGAATGGCTGGCGACCACCGCGACCCGCGATCACCTCACCGTGAACGGCGTCGACTGGCAACTGACGGATGCCACGCTCGCCGTCGTCCGTGAGCGCGCGCAGCGCTCCGCGGTGCAGGATGCCGTGGCGAAGGCGCGCGTCTACGCCGACGCGCTGGGCGCAGGGAGCCCGGTCCCGGTCGAACTCGCCGACCACGGCATGCTCTCGGCCGCGCAGGCGCCCGCGGCGCGCATGGCCATGCCGATGGCCGCGTTCGGGGCTCCGCCGTCGGGCGGCGCACCGACGACCGAGTTCGCACCGGCCGACCTCGTCATCGAGGCGCGGGTCGACGCGCGATTCACGGCGGAGCCTGCCGGCTGA
- a CDS encoding tyrosine-protein phosphatase, translated as METSTRIPVPGTYNFRDVGGMTAATGTIRHGVLYRADGLARLGEAGRERLVELDVRRVIDLRDDFETDALPDDVEGLDIDLVRLPVFEGSARSQSLGYSLDSLYERIVTQHAGVVAEAIRDIATERDGAVVVHCTAGKDRTGVVVALALLAVGVDREQVVADYEVTEANLAGEWLEGMVALVGSHGVADSPALRMLMGGSPRSAIESVIDLVEREHSSAREFLLASGVTLDELASLEARLVDAD; from the coding sequence GTGGAGACCTCGACGCGCATCCCCGTACCCGGCACCTACAACTTCCGCGACGTCGGCGGGATGACCGCGGCGACCGGCACCATCAGGCACGGCGTGCTGTACCGGGCCGACGGGCTCGCGCGCCTCGGCGAAGCGGGTCGCGAGCGGCTCGTCGAGCTCGACGTGCGCCGCGTGATCGACCTGCGCGACGACTTCGAGACGGACGCGCTGCCCGACGACGTCGAGGGCCTCGACATCGACCTCGTGCGCCTTCCCGTCTTCGAGGGGTCCGCCCGGTCGCAGTCGCTCGGCTACAGCCTCGACAGCCTCTACGAGCGCATCGTCACGCAGCACGCGGGCGTCGTCGCCGAGGCGATCCGCGACATCGCGACCGAGCGTGACGGCGCGGTCGTCGTGCACTGCACCGCAGGGAAGGACCGTACGGGCGTCGTCGTCGCGCTCGCCCTCCTCGCCGTCGGCGTGGATCGCGAGCAGGTCGTCGCCGACTACGAGGTCACGGAGGCGAACCTCGCCGGCGAATGGCTCGAGGGCATGGTCGCCCTGGTCGGCAGCCACGGCGTCGCGGACTCGCCCGCGCTGCGCATGCTCATGGGCGGCAGTCCCCGTTCGGCGATCGAGAGCGTGATCGACCTGGTCGAGCGCGAGCACAGCTCGGCGCGGGAGTTCCTGCTCGCTTCGGGGGTCACCCTCGACGAGCTCGCCAGCCTCGAGGCGAGGCTCGTCGACGCGGACTGA
- the smpB gene encoding SsrA-binding protein SmpB, with protein MPRERGQKVVATNRKARHDYLIEDTYEAGIVLSGTEVKSLREGRASLVDGYAFIDGGEMWLDAVHIPEYTEGTWNNHAPRRKRKLLLHKHEIIKISHRTSQGGYTLIPLQIYFSDGRAKVEIAIAKGKREYDKRQALREKQDKREADRAIASRRHLGE; from the coding sequence GTGCCCAGGGAACGCGGTCAGAAGGTCGTCGCGACCAACCGCAAGGCGCGTCACGACTACCTCATCGAGGACACCTACGAGGCCGGCATCGTGCTGTCGGGCACCGAGGTGAAGTCGCTGCGCGAGGGCCGCGCGTCGCTCGTCGACGGGTACGCGTTCATCGACGGCGGCGAGATGTGGCTCGACGCCGTGCACATCCCCGAGTACACCGAGGGCACGTGGAACAACCACGCGCCGCGGCGCAAGCGCAAGCTGCTGCTGCACAAGCACGAGATCATCAAGATCAGCCACCGCACCTCGCAAGGCGGGTACACGCTGATCCCGCTGCAGATCTACTTCTCCGACGGCCGCGCGAAGGTCGAGATCGCGATCGCGAAGGGCAAGCGCGAGTACGACAAGCGGCAGGCGCTGCGCGAGAAGCAGGACAAGCGCGAGGCCGACCGCGCCATCGCGAGCCGGCGTCACCTGGGGGAGTGA
- the ftsX gene encoding permease-like cell division protein FtsX, whose translation MRAGLVFAEAMHGLRRNASMVVSVVLVTFVSLTFVGTAALLQLQIAQMKGYWYDRAQVAVYLCTTVSTAAGCIDGEATEEQKSAVEALLRSDTLAPYINEIEFEDHDQAYANFQEQFAGTPAADYVTPEVLNETFWVNLVDPSESDVVAEALAGTPGVEQVVDQRRYLDQIFDVLNAASYTAIAIAAIMLVAAALLIATTIRLSAFSRRRELGIMRLVGASNRFIQTPFVLEGVFAGLIGSLLAGGAVLALVHFFVQGYLTEELSFTFVDLTDAWLVVPLLIVVGVLLAALSAGIAIRRYLRV comes from the coding sequence ATGAGGGCGGGACTCGTCTTCGCGGAGGCCATGCACGGCCTCCGCCGCAACGCCTCGATGGTGGTCTCCGTTGTGCTCGTCACGTTCGTGTCGCTCACGTTCGTCGGCACGGCCGCGCTCCTGCAGCTCCAGATCGCGCAGATGAAGGGCTACTGGTACGACCGCGCCCAGGTCGCGGTGTACCTCTGCACGACCGTTTCGACGGCGGCCGGATGCATCGACGGCGAGGCGACCGAGGAGCAGAAGTCCGCCGTGGAGGCTCTGCTGCGCTCCGACACGCTCGCGCCGTACATCAACGAGATCGAGTTCGAGGACCACGACCAGGCGTACGCCAACTTCCAGGAGCAGTTCGCGGGCACCCCGGCCGCCGACTACGTGACCCCCGAGGTGCTGAACGAGACGTTCTGGGTGAACCTCGTCGATCCGTCGGAGTCGGATGTCGTCGCCGAGGCGCTGGCGGGAACGCCGGGCGTCGAGCAGGTCGTCGACCAACGGCGCTACCTCGACCAGATCTTCGACGTGCTGAACGCGGCGAGCTACACCGCGATCGCGATCGCCGCGATCATGCTCGTCGCGGCCGCGCTGCTCATCGCGACCACGATCCGCCTCTCCGCGTTCTCGCGGCGCCGCGAACTCGGCATCATGCGCCTCGTCGGGGCATCCAACCGGTTCATCCAGACTCCGTTCGTGCTCGAGGGCGTGTTCGCCGGGCTCATCGGTTCGCTCCTAGCCGGCGGTGCCGTGCTGGCGCTCGTGCACTTCTTCGTGCAGGGATACCTGACCGAGGAGCTGTCGTTCACCTTCGTCGACCTGACGGATGCGTGGCTCGTCGTGCCGTTGCTCATCGTCGTCGGCGTGCTGCTCGCCGCCCTGTCCGCCGGCATCGCGATCCGCAGGTACCTTCGGGTCTGA
- the ftsE gene encoding cell division ATP-binding protein FtsE gives MIRFDSVTKTYSGQARPALDDLGVEILRGEFVFLVGASGSGKSSFLRLILKEEKPSKGSIHVLGQDLGTISNRKVPYFRRSLGVVFQDFRLLPNKTVYENVAFTLRVIGKSRGYVQSAVPETLKLVGLEGKEKRMPHELSGGEQQRVAIARAIVNKPQILLADEPTGNLDPVTSAGIMTLLERINAGGTTVVMATHEAGIVDQMQRRVIELSSGVIVRDERDAGYDGQTVRDVEYEPVVEVASDGASAVPGAAAPASADASTEALAAGEADARNAAAATAAGGAVAAAAAARGDDAEPGVEPHDEASDSEAAAEATGTGAGVAEASDADATDAEPPTMTAAAPKVTAEVMRDAPPLYVEPEATDEVTDAAAEITAAATGQIQLDPEQLQPKEDAPPHLTLAERLGLRAPGGPRKDDSDQEVGPTS, from the coding sequence ATGATCCGCTTCGACTCCGTCACCAAGACCTATTCGGGTCAGGCCAGGCCAGCCCTCGATGACCTCGGCGTGGAGATCCTGCGCGGCGAGTTCGTGTTCCTCGTCGGCGCTTCGGGTTCCGGCAAGTCGAGCTTCCTGCGGCTGATCCTCAAGGAGGAGAAGCCGTCGAAGGGCTCGATCCACGTGCTCGGCCAGGACCTCGGCACCATCTCCAACCGCAAGGTGCCGTACTTCCGGCGCAGCCTCGGGGTCGTGTTCCAGGACTTCCGCCTGCTGCCGAACAAGACCGTGTACGAGAACGTCGCGTTCACCCTGCGCGTCATCGGCAAGTCGCGCGGGTACGTGCAATCGGCGGTGCCCGAGACCCTCAAGCTCGTCGGTCTCGAGGGCAAGGAGAAGCGGATGCCGCACGAGCTCTCGGGCGGTGAGCAGCAGCGCGTCGCCATCGCCCGCGCCATCGTGAACAAGCCCCAGATCCTGCTCGCCGACGAGCCGACCGGCAACCTCGACCCGGTGACGAGCGCCGGCATCATGACGCTGCTCGAGCGCATCAACGCGGGCGGCACCACGGTCGTCATGGCCACGCACGAGGCCGGCATAGTCGACCAGATGCAGCGGCGCGTCATCGAACTCTCGTCCGGCGTCATCGTGCGCGACGAGCGCGACGCAGGCTACGACGGGCAGACCGTGCGCGACGTCGAGTACGAGCCCGTCGTCGAGGTGGCCTCGGACGGCGCTTCGGCTGTTCCCGGGGCGGCTGCTCCTGCGTCGGCGGATGCCTCGACCGAAGCGCTCGCCGCAGGCGAGGCCGACGCGCGGAACGCGGCGGCGGCAACCGCTGCCGGGGGTGCGGTCGCTGCGGCGGCCGCCGCTCGTGGCGACGACGCCGAGCCCGGCGTCGAGCCGCACGACGAGGCATCCGACTCCGAGGCCGCGGCGGAGGCGACCGGCACCGGAGCCGGCGTCGCCGAGGCATCCGACGCCGACGCGACCGACGCCGAACCGCCCACGATGACCGCCGCCGCCCCCAAGGTGACCGCCGAGGTCATGCGCGACGCTCCGCCCCTCTACGTCGAGCCGGAGGCGACCGACGAGGTCACCGACGCCGCCGCCGAGATCACGGCCGCGGCGACCGGGCAGATCCAGCTCGACCCCGAGCAGTTGCAGCCCAAGGAGGACGCGCCGCCTCACCTGACCCTCGCCGAACGCCTCGGCCTGCGTGCGCCGGGCGGTCCTCGAAAAGACGACTCCGACCAGGAAGTGGGGCCGACGTCATGA
- the prfB gene encoding peptide chain release factor 2, whose protein sequence is MLDQDFTQALQALRSTFRDIRAVVDVDALEADIARLSEEAGAPDLWDDVENAQKVTSALSHRQAELKRVSAVEQRIDDLDVLVELAAEMDDADAEEEARQELAALEEVVGQLEVQTLLDGEYDGRGAVVTIRSGAGGDDATDFAEMLMRMYLRWAERHGYPVKVMDTSYAEGAGIKSATFEVDAPYAFGTLSVEAGTHRLARISPFGSADKRQTSFAAVEVIPVMEEAQEVDVPENDIRVDVFRSSGPGGQSVNTTDSAVRITHLPTGLVVSMQNEKSQIQNRAAAMRVLQTRLLLLKREEEAAKKKELAGTITASWGDQMRSYFLYGQQLVKDLRTGYEVGNPATVFDGDLDGLIAAGIKWRKRKEDD, encoded by the coding sequence ATGTTGGATCAAGACTTCACGCAGGCGCTCCAGGCGCTCCGTTCCACGTTCCGCGACATCCGCGCCGTCGTCGACGTCGACGCCCTCGAGGCAGACATCGCCCGCCTCTCCGAGGAGGCCGGCGCACCCGACCTCTGGGATGACGTGGAGAACGCGCAGAAGGTCACCTCGGCCCTGAGCCACCGCCAGGCCGAGCTCAAGCGGGTCAGCGCGGTCGAGCAGCGGATCGACGACCTCGACGTGCTCGTCGAGCTCGCCGCCGAGATGGACGACGCCGACGCCGAGGAGGAGGCGCGCCAGGAGCTCGCCGCCCTCGAGGAGGTCGTCGGCCAGCTCGAGGTGCAGACCCTGCTCGACGGCGAGTACGACGGTCGCGGCGCGGTCGTGACGATCCGTTCCGGGGCCGGGGGCGACGACGCCACCGACTTCGCCGAGATGCTCATGCGCATGTACCTGCGCTGGGCCGAGCGGCACGGATACCCGGTCAAGGTGATGGACACCTCCTACGCCGAGGGTGCCGGCATCAAGTCGGCCACGTTCGAGGTCGACGCGCCGTACGCGTTCGGCACGCTCTCGGTCGAGGCCGGTACGCACCGCCTCGCGCGCATCAGCCCGTTCGGCTCGGCCGACAAGCGGCAGACGTCGTTCGCCGCGGTCGAGGTCATCCCCGTCATGGAGGAGGCGCAGGAGGTCGACGTCCCCGAGAACGACATCCGCGTCGACGTGTTCCGCTCATCGGGCCCCGGCGGCCAGTCCGTCAACACGACCGACTCCGCCGTGCGCATCACGCACCTGCCGACCGGGCTCGTCGTCTCGATGCAGAACGAGAAGTCGCAGATCCAGAACCGCGCCGCGGCGATGCGGGTCCTCCAGACCCGGCTCCTGCTGCTCAAGCGCGAGGAGGAGGCGGCGAAGAAGAAGGAACTCGCCGGCACCATCACGGCGAGCTGGGGCGACCAGATGCGCTCGTACTTCCTCTACGGCCAGCAGCTCGTGAAGGACCTGCGCACCGGCTACGAGGTCGGCAACCCGGCGACGGTGTTCGACGGCGACCTCGACGGCCTCATCGCCGCCGGCATCAAGTGGCGCAAGCGCAAAGAGGACGACTGA
- a CDS encoding MFS transporter: protein MSTAEQPEFSWRSIVLPVYLPTFVFSIGEGALIPIIPIVAADRGASLALAGLIAAMIMVGELCGDLPAGWIVSRVGERAAMIGSAVLASAGVLLALFVPTVWALGVGVFLIGFATAAFGLARHAFLTSYAPARVRARALSTLGGVFRGGWAVGPFLSAAIITATGGTDGVFWVLVAACAAVIVVLAFLPDPERVFGAARLARAASVEREASVADPATDQATDAAPGAPAPARPVGVFRTIRDHAGVLARIGTGVGILAALRSARTVMLPLWSVSIDMPAEQAALVIGLSGAIDFALFYTSGQIMDRFGRLWGALPGMIGMSVGHVVLAFTHDVPGAVAWFTVVALLLGLANGVTSGIVMTLGADLAPKSGPAPFLGAFRMIADAGSAGAPLAIAAVTSVLSIMAANVVVGVLGLAGAAMLWRWIPRYVPHRRR, encoded by the coding sequence ATGAGCACCGCCGAGCAGCCCGAATTCTCCTGGCGCTCGATCGTCCTCCCCGTCTACCTGCCGACGTTCGTGTTCTCGATCGGTGAGGGCGCGCTCATCCCGATCATCCCGATCGTGGCGGCCGACCGCGGCGCCTCGCTCGCACTCGCGGGCCTGATCGCAGCGATGATCATGGTCGGCGAGCTCTGCGGCGACCTCCCCGCCGGGTGGATCGTCTCGCGCGTCGGCGAGCGGGCCGCGATGATCGGCTCGGCCGTGCTGGCCTCGGCCGGCGTGCTGCTGGCGCTGTTCGTGCCGACCGTCTGGGCGCTCGGCGTCGGCGTCTTCCTGATCGGCTTCGCGACCGCCGCGTTCGGCCTCGCCAGGCACGCGTTCCTCACGAGCTACGCACCCGCGCGCGTACGCGCGAGGGCGTTGTCGACCCTCGGCGGCGTGTTCCGCGGCGGTTGGGCGGTCGGGCCGTTCCTCTCGGCGGCGATCATCACGGCCACGGGCGGCACCGACGGCGTGTTCTGGGTGCTCGTCGCGGCCTGCGCCGCCGTAATCGTGGTGCTCGCGTTCCTCCCCGACCCCGAGCGGGTGTTCGGCGCGGCACGGCTCGCGAGAGCGGCATCCGTCGAGCGGGAGGCATCCGTCGCGGACCCGGCGACCGATCAGGCGACGGATGCCGCTCCCGGCGCGCCGGCGCCCGCCCGGCCCGTCGGCGTGTTCCGCACGATCCGCGATCACGCGGGCGTGCTCGCCCGGATCGGCACGGGCGTCGGCATCCTCGCCGCGCTGCGCTCGGCGCGCACCGTGATGCTGCCGCTGTGGTCGGTGTCGATCGACATGCCCGCCGAGCAGGCGGCGCTCGTGATCGGCCTGTCGGGCGCGATCGACTTCGCGCTGTTCTACACGAGCGGCCAGATCATGGATCGCTTCGGCCGGCTCTGGGGCGCCCTGCCGGGGATGATCGGCATGTCGGTCGGGCACGTCGTGCTCGCGTTCACGCACGACGTGCCGGGCGCGGTGGCCTGGTTCACGGTGGTCGCGCTGCTGCTCGGGCTGGCGAACGGCGTGACCAGCGGCATCGTGATGACGCTCGGCGCCGACCTCGCACCGAAGTCGGGTCCGGCGCCGTTCCTGGGCGCGTTCCGCATGATCGCGGATGCCGGCAGCGCCGGCGCCCCGCTCGCGATCGCCGCCGTGACCTCGGTGCTGTCGATCATGGCGGCGAACGTCGTCGTCGGCGTGCTGGGACTCGCTGGCGCGGCGATGCTGTGGCGGTGGATCCCGCGGTACGTGCCGCACCGGCGGCGCTGA
- a CDS encoding PPOX class F420-dependent oxidoreductase: MTDVTSLTLTADDVRLLDPPNYGMLGTLRPSGELQINPMWFERFGDELRFTHTSKRGKFRNLQQNPTMTLAVLDPDSPFHYAEVRGTLVDVLPDPEGEFYVRLGKRYGNAEQEAPADKADRVVLVMRIEKVNTH, from the coding sequence ATGACCGACGTGACCTCGCTGACCCTGACCGCCGACGACGTTCGACTGCTCGACCCGCCGAACTACGGCATGCTCGGCACCCTGCGCCCGAGCGGCGAGCTCCAGATCAACCCGATGTGGTTCGAGCGCTTCGGCGACGAGCTGCGGTTCACGCACACGAGCAAGCGCGGCAAGTTCCGCAACCTCCAGCAGAACCCGACCATGACCCTCGCGGTGCTCGACCCCGACAGCCCGTTCCACTACGCCGAGGTGCGTGGCACCCTCGTCGACGTGCTGCCCGACCCCGAGGGCGAGTTCTACGTGCGCCTCGGCAAGCGGTACGGCAACGCCGAGCAGGAGGCGCCCGCCGACAAGGCCGACCGGGTCGTGCTCGTCATGCGCATCGAGAAGGTCAACACCCACTGA
- a CDS encoding RidA family protein, producing the protein MARTAINPVTWSAELGFNQGELVTAASRTLYISGQTAMNVDGDPQHEGDMAAQLALAVDNLEAVLVAAGMSLANLVRLNVYTTDVDALLPHYGVLAARLGAAGVAPTTTMLGVARLAIPGQLVELEGTAVD; encoded by the coding sequence CCGAGCTCGGCTTCAACCAGGGTGAACTCGTCACCGCGGCCAGCCGAACGCTCTACATCTCGGGGCAGACCGCGATGAACGTCGACGGCGATCCGCAGCACGAGGGCGACATGGCGGCGCAGCTCGCGCTCGCCGTCGACAACCTCGAGGCCGTGCTCGTCGCGGCCGGCATGAGCCTCGCGAACCTCGTGCGGCTGAACGTCTACACGACCGACGTCGATGCGCTGCTGCCGCACTACGGTGTGCTCGCCGCGAGGTTGGGGGCAGCCGGAGTCGCCCCGACCACGACGATGCTCGGCGTGGCGCGATTGGCGATCCCGGGGCAGCTCGTCGAACTCGAGGGCACCGCAGTCGACTGA